ATTGTAGAGATGATAAAATTCAGCAAACCATTTACTATTTGTATATTTATCAGAAGCTGCGCATAATGCAGAGCGATTCATTTCAGTATGAGTATAACCATGTTGCTGAATATCAATTTTCTCATAGCTTTCTAAAGAATTTTTAATTCCTTTGAATTCCTCTTCATGGTCAAGCACCTTTCCAGCTCTCAATCCAGATATAAAAATATATTTCATATCCTTTGAATCATATTCTGTTCCACATTGCCGATTTATTACTTCAACACCATTCTTATAGAGTCTTCCTCTTGCAGGATTCCCATCATCCACATAACCAGGAACTGCGGAGATACTCATTCCTGCGTTAAATTCTTTGAGCACGTTTACAGTTTCCTCCCAATCCTTCTGATCCATCCTTTTGTAATTAAAAGGCTGATAGGATTGAGTGTCTGACCAGGTGGTTACATTATTTGAAAGAGGATCATCCATTCTAAGTATTATAGTCCCTTCTAAATCAAAATAAAAAAATCCATTTTTACTATTCTGAATTATTGACCTCTTTAAAAGAAGTTGCCTCCCATCTATTTCTAACCACCCTGAAGGCTCGAAATTAAAATAATAATTTATTCCTTTCCCATACTGATTAACAAAAAAAACAGGCGTGCCTTCGCCATCCACAATTTTTAGAGCATTACTGTTTAAAACAATGTCAAAAACCCTTGCTCCTTTTAAATTTCTATCATTGAGGCCATCTGTTACAAAATCCAAATTATTCTGAATTTTAAAATTATAAACATATTTTGTTCCGCTCTTTTCTTTGATTCCAAAAAAATTATTACTTCTCTGGTCACTACATGAATAAAATGAAATCAGGCTGACACCAAAATTTTTTGATACATTTTCCAAAACGCCAATTTCTGATGATGAAAATTTACTAAATTCTTTTGTAACTATTATTACTATATAATTTAATGTGTTATTAGTAATGATTTTATCTAACGTAAGCTGTTCTAAAGGTTCTTGAAGGTCATAATTAATTCCCCAGGAAATCAACATGTTTTCTACATAATCCGAAGTAAGAGTTTCATCATAGCTTTCATAGTTTGGAATTAGCAATACCTTATATTTCATGATAACCTGATTGGAAAAAATTGGAATTATTAATATATTTA
Above is a genomic segment from Acidobacteriota bacterium containing:
- a CDS encoding DUF2334 domain-containing protein translates to MKYKVLLIPNYESYDETLTSDYVENMLISWGINYDLQEPLEQLTLDKIITNNTLNYIVIIVTKEFSKFSSSEIGVLENVSKNFGVSLISFYSCSDQRSNNFFGIKEKSGTKYVYNFKIQNNLDFVTDGLNDRNLKGARVFDIVLNSNALKIVDGEGTPVFFVNQYGKGINYYFNFEPSGWLEIDGRQLLLKRSIIQNSKNGFFYFDLEGTIILRMDDPLSNNVTTWSDTQSYQPFNYKRMDQKDWEETVNVLKEFNAGMSISAVPGYVDDGNPARGRLYKNGVEVINRQCGTEYDSKDMKYIFISGLRAGKVLDHEEEFKGIKNSLESYEKIDIQQHGYTHTEMNRSALCAASDKYTNSKWFAEFYHLYNGTNVSYSEQWDAIQKGYNKLIQWFDYEPSIFIPPQNAISSNTTELLENFNFKVMSTFDFTFLRKKKSFTNPFIQTHSVKSMYWLANPRLKWIAKTFPMVIYFHDLDITYFGIEWLQEFLTGWKEMGIEIFLSFGEFLGYVLSKVEGEYSYNRGIYTLKITVDISNTGGPQNLKSSRYFNKRKIKIRFKIPESWKRFPFYRFGQISETSLKSPFLNKDIIEFEFNPFEDEVVQSKSLIMEVPVLKKLNN